AATCCCTCTTCTGCCGAAAGCTCCTTCAAGGCACAAATCTCTTCTTCGTCCGGGAGATTATCCTCTCCCTCGCTCTCGAAGAGGACCAGCTCCACCTCATCGANCGATGGGCCTAAAAGCTTCGCATTGGGAAGGATCCGCTCGGGGACGATATAGGAGGTGGTGGCCAATCGGAAGGGAAACCTCCCCCGGTAGGTTTTCAACCGTATGGGGTTCATGCCTTGATCGGGTCCCTCCATGGAATTCTCAATTTGACCACCTCGCCCACGACGAAGACGGCGGGGGCCTTCACCTTTTCAGCCCTCGATCGCTCCACTATGTCGGAGAGATCCCCTTGGATCACTCTCTGTTCCGGGAGGGTCCCCTTCTCGACCAAGGCACAGGGAGTGTCTGGATCCCTTCCGGCTTCTATGAGGCGCTGGACGATCCTTTCGAGGTTGGCGACCGGCATCAGGAAGACGAGGGTATCGGCGTTGACCACTGGGATCTCTCCGTCGTTCCTCCGATGGCCGGTGATGATGGCCACCGAAGAGGCAAACTCCCGATGGGTTAAAGGCACTCCGGCAGAAGCGGGAACGGCAATCGCAGAACTCACCCCTGAGACGATCTCGAAAGGGATGTTCTGCTCCGTTAGAAAGAGCGACTCCTCGGCTCCACGGCCGAAGACGAAGGGATCGCCGTTCTTCAGACGGACGACGATCCGATGCTGCCTGGCCTTTTCCGCGAGGAGCCGGTTGATCTCCTCCTGCTTCAGGGTGTGGTACTTCGGAGATTTTCCGACGCAGATCAGTTCCGCCTCTTTCCTTGCCAGGGAGAGAAGCTCCTGGCTCACCAAGAAATCGTAGACGATCGCATCGGCTTCTTGGATCAGTTTCAATCCCTTAACCGTGATCAGTTCAGGGTCTCCCGGGCCTGCTCCCACGAGATAGACCTTTCCAATGGGACCTACATTCATGTCGAACTCTCCCTCTTCTTCAGTTGATATCGCTTTCCTTTCGAAAGGCAACCTTCTTCTATCAGTCTCTTCAGGGTATTCCTGACCTCGACTGACCTCGCCGGAGAGACGCCACCGGTGGAGACTCCGATGGTCAGGCCTCTCTTTCGGAGGACGGCGGGAAGGATGAAGGTGGACTCCCCGGCCGAATCGCAGACGTTGACCGGAACCCCCAATCGCTTCGCCTCTCGTCCGATCCGGGCGTTTGCCTTTCTCGACGAGGTGGCCGCGAAGACGAGAAAGGCTCCTTCGATGAGACCGGGACGGTACTCTCCTTCGAGATACTCGATCCTTCTCCCCTTGGCCATCTTCGAGAGTCGATCGGTCAGCCTCGGGCTGATCACCTTGACCTTCGCCCCGCAATGGAGGAGGTTCCCGACCTTTCTTTCGGCTACTTTCCCACCGCCAAAGACGACGCACCTCTTTCCCCGGATGTCGAGGAGGACGGGATAATATCTCATCGGGCTTCCCCTTCTCCGATGCGGTAGCCCCGCGGGGTGATCATGTACTTGCCTTTGATATAGGTGGCCGAATTGCCGACGACGATCGTCGTCCCCATATCGATCCCCCTGAACGTAGAAAGAGACCTCAGGTGGGTGATCCTCACCCTCTCGCCCTTCCGTTTCGCATTTCGGACGACGCCCACCACCGTCTCCGGCGAGCGGTACCTCATCAGGATCTCCCAGGCCTTCTTGAAAGGCTCGCTCCGGGTTCGGCTCTTTGGGTTATAGAGGACGAGCACGAAGTCTCCCTGGCAGGCCGATTCGATCCTCTTCTCGATGAGCCGGAGATCCGTCAGCCGATCGCTCAGGGAGATGACGACGAAATCGTTCATCAAAGGTGCGCCGAGAAGGCTTGCGCAGGCGGAGGCCGAAGTGATTCCGGGGATGATCTCGATGGGAAGCC
This genomic interval from Thermodesulfobacteriota bacterium contains the following:
- the cobJ gene encoding precorrin-3B C(17)-methyltransferase, with the translated sequence MTPEAFEAIRDCEVLVGYRGYVQLVLNMLKGDLGGEKEIIPSGMTQEVERARLAIERALAGQKVCLVSGGDPGIYGMAGVVLEVLREEEILRLPIEIIPGITSASACASLLGAPLMNDFVVISLSDRLTDLRLIEKRIESACQGDFVLVLYNPKSRTRSEPFKKAWEILMRYRSPETVVGVVRNAKRKGERVRITHLRSLSTFRGIDMGTTIVVGNSATYIKGKYMITPRGYRIGEGEAR
- a CDS encoding bifunctional precorrin-2 dehydrogenase/sirohydrochlorin ferrochelatase gives rise to the protein MRYYPVLLDIRGKRCVVFGGGKVAERKVGNLLHCGAKVKVISPRLTDRLSKMAKGRRIEYLEGEYRPGLIEGAFLVFAATSSRKANARIGREAKRLGVPVNVCDSAGESTFILPAVLRKRGLTIGVSTGGVSPARSVEVRNTLKRLIEEGCLSKGKRYQLKKRESST
- the cobA gene encoding uroporphyrinogen-III C-methyltransferase, with amino-acid sequence MNVGPIGKVYLVGAGPGDPELITVKGLKLIQEADAIVYDFLVSQELLSLARKEAELICVGKSPKYHTLKQEEINRLLAEKARQHRIVVRLKNGDPFVFGRGAEESLFLTEQNIPFEIVSGVSSAIAVPASAGVPLTHREFASSVAIITGHRRNDGEIPVVNADTLVFLMPVANLERIVQRLIEAGRDPDTPCALVEKGTLPEQRVIQGDLSDIVERSRAEKVKAPAVFVVGEVVKLRIPWRDPIKA